One Deinococcus grandis DNA window includes the following coding sequences:
- a CDS encoding DUF1294 domain-containing protein yields MPGDLPGVVALLLRLILAWQVVWGLVAFVAMWRDKGLAAEGQGRTRTPERELHALEARGGWLGSWLAQGVFRHKTRKVAYQRVFRQIALVWALADVVIVAGLLLPPAIIN; encoded by the coding sequence GTGCCGGGCGATCTACCGGGCGTAGTGGCGCTGCTGCTGCGCCTGATCCTGGCGTGGCAGGTCGTGTGGGGACTGGTCGCCTTCGTGGCGATGTGGCGGGACAAGGGCCTGGCGGCCGAGGGGCAGGGCCGCACCCGCACCCCCGAGCGGGAGCTACACGCCCTGGAGGCGCGGGGCGGCTGGCTGGGCTCGTGGCTGGCGCAGGGTGTGTTCCGGCACAAGACCCGCAAGGTGGCGTACCAGCGAGTGTTTCGCCAGATCGCGCTGGTGTGGGCGCTGGCGGACGTGGTGATCGTGGCGGGTCTGCTCCTGCCTCCCGCTATTATCAATTGA
- the fabZ gene encoding 3-hydroxyacyl-ACP dehydratase FabZ, with protein MDPILIQDVLKTLPHRFPFVMVDRVLSIQDGEVHALKNVTVNEPFFPGHFPQEPVMPGVLIVEALAQASMFCLHGQLEPGTVGYLAGVDGARFKRKVIPGDQLHLHAKLEFLRRGLGKTTCRALVDGEVAAEATILFAVAKG; from the coding sequence ATGGACCCCATCCTGATTCAAGACGTCCTCAAGACCCTGCCCCACCGCTTCCCGTTCGTGATGGTGGACCGCGTGCTGTCCATTCAGGACGGCGAGGTGCACGCCCTGAAGAACGTCACCGTGAACGAACCGTTCTTCCCCGGGCACTTCCCGCAGGAACCCGTGATGCCCGGCGTGCTGATCGTCGAGGCGCTGGCGCAGGCCAGCATGTTCTGCCTGCACGGCCAGCTGGAACCCGGCACGGTCGGGTACCTCGCGGGCGTGGACGGCGCGCGCTTCAAACGCAAGGTCATCCCCGGTGATCAGCTGCACCTGCACGCGAAACTGGAGTTCCTGCGCCGCGGGCTGGGCAAGACCACCTGCCGCGCGCTGGTGGACGGCGAGGTCGCCGCGGAAGCCACCATCCTGTTCGCGGTCGCCAAAGGGTGA
- the ispH gene encoding 4-hydroxy-3-methylbut-2-enyl diphosphate reductase: MIERIHLAKPRGFCAGVVMAIQAVEKAARTEEKPVTVYHSIVHNHTVVDRLESGYGVHFVEDLDSVEALPQGGETVVFSAHGISPAVRERARALGLATIDATCPLVTKVHTEAKKYAREGYTILLIGDSARHQEVIGTRGEAPDSTIVVGVLGKTGEGLADPHTVQVPDPERLVVLTQTTLSVDDTRRTIEILKGRFPALVVPPSEDLCYATKNRQDAVKAIAPHVDLFLVLTSTHSSNGMRLLELAEAECGRSVRLETAADLAGVDFTGVRSVGITSAASTPDDLVQEVVAHFRALNPALEVVEEGEWENIEFREPRKILPTQALPRTMQ, from the coding sequence ATGATCGAGCGGATTCATCTGGCCAAACCCCGCGGCTTCTGCGCGGGGGTCGTGATGGCCATTCAGGCGGTCGAGAAGGCCGCGCGGACCGAGGAGAAACCGGTGACGGTGTACCACTCCATCGTGCACAACCACACGGTCGTGGACCGGCTGGAATCCGGCTACGGCGTGCACTTCGTGGAGGATCTGGACAGCGTGGAGGCCCTGCCGCAGGGGGGCGAGACCGTGGTGTTCAGCGCGCACGGCATCAGCCCCGCCGTGCGCGAGCGGGCGCGGGCGCTGGGGCTGGCGACCATCGACGCGACCTGCCCGCTCGTCACGAAGGTGCACACCGAGGCGAAGAAGTACGCCCGTGAGGGCTACACGATCCTGCTGATCGGCGACAGCGCCCGCCATCAGGAGGTCATCGGCACGCGCGGCGAGGCGCCAGACTCGACCATCGTGGTGGGCGTGCTCGGCAAGACCGGCGAGGGGCTGGCCGACCCGCACACGGTGCAGGTGCCGGACCCGGAGCGGCTGGTGGTACTCACCCAGACGACCCTCAGCGTGGACGACACCCGGCGCACCATCGAGATCCTCAAGGGGCGTTTCCCGGCGCTGGTGGTGCCGCCCAGCGAGGACCTGTGCTACGCCACGAAGAACCGCCAGGACGCCGTGAAGGCGATCGCGCCGCACGTGGACCTGTTCCTGGTCCTGACGAGCACGCACAGCAGCAACGGCATGAGGCTGCTGGAACTCGCGGAGGCCGAGTGCGGCCGTTCGGTGCGGCTGGAGACGGCGGCGGACCTCGCGGGCGTGGACTTCACGGGCGTGCGCTCTGTGGGGATCACGAGTGCGGCGAGCACCCCGGACGATCTGGTGCAGGAGGTCGTGGCGCACTTCCGCGCGCTGAACCCGGCCCTGGAGGTCGTCGAGGAGGGCGAGTGGGAGAACATCGAGTTCCGCGAGCCGAGGAAGATCCTCCCCACCCAGGCGCTGCCGCGCACCATGCAGTAG
- a CDS encoding polysaccharide deacetylase family protein, which translates to MTRPWHWLMGLAAGAAVYIGLPYLLVQRGGLGIVTRGDPAGRQVALTFDDGPDPSSTPPVLDTLRAAGVQATFFILPALARQHPELLRRLLAEGHEVLPHAHRHRHAWTLLPWTAFRDPGRATHEVEALTGTRPRCQRPPHGAYSLATVLGQRAAGVTGIHWTVEARDWAPDATPDTVRAAVQRQVTPGGIIVLHDAGPGARTTPAALPGILADLHRRGFEVVPLRDLRGARPGTLRDVWRTLRGR; encoded by the coding sequence GTGACCCGGCCCTGGCACTGGCTGATGGGACTGGCCGCCGGGGCGGCGGTGTACATCGGCCTGCCGTACCTCCTCGTGCAGCGCGGCGGCCTGGGCATCGTCACGCGCGGCGACCCGGCTGGGCGGCAGGTCGCCCTGACCTTCGACGACGGCCCCGACCCGAGCAGCACCCCGCCCGTGCTGGACACGCTGCGCGCGGCGGGTGTGCAGGCGACGTTCTTCATCCTGCCTGCGCTGGCGCGGCAGCACCCGGAGCTCCTGCGCCGCCTGCTTGCCGAAGGGCATGAGGTCCTCCCGCACGCGCACCGGCACCGGCACGCCTGGACCCTGCTGCCCTGGACGGCCTTCCGCGATCCGGGACGGGCCACGCATGAGGTGGAGGCACTGACCGGCACGCGCCCCCGCTGCCAGCGGCCCCCGCACGGCGCGTACAGCCTCGCCACGGTCCTGGGCCAGCGCGCCGCCGGAGTGACGGGCATCCACTGGACGGTCGAGGCCCGCGACTGGGCACCGGACGCCACCCCCGACACCGTCCGCGCCGCAGTCCAGCGGCAGGTAACGCCCGGCGGGATCATCGTCCTGCACGACGCCGGGCCCGGCGCCCGCACCACCCCGGCGGCGCTGCCCGGCATCCTGGCCGACCTCCACAGGCGCGGGTTCGAGGTCGTGCCACTGCGCGACCTGCGCGGCGCGCGGCCCGGCACGCTGCGCGACGTGTGGCGCACCCTCCGCGGGCGGTGA
- a CDS encoding MGDG synthase family glycosyltransferase, which produces MTGPDRHDPLRALIVSASFGSGHHQANGALDAALRDLGVPLDARHADLLKYMSTPERVITAGTYDLWLRHMPGVYRAFYHLTDTDRAPTAQAFGWLGYPAMRRDVLEVRPEVVVSSYPTPVALAHNVRRRTGTDFLNGLVITDYRVHQHWARAEADLLMVPNEEAREQLARWRIPDDRVEVTGIPIARVYRDLIGADRAALRARHGLDPALPLILMSGGGTGSYRALPQVLRELGNLGRRVQVLVLAGADGHGVARVGGATLHRLGFTTNFPELLAASDLVVGKAGGLTVAEATTLGVPLVVHAPIPGQEEFNTDYLERHGAALWARSLADVRPAVLRALDADERARMSCAARRVSRPDAAEQVARVLLRRLGRA; this is translated from the coding sequence GTGACCGGGCCGGACCGCCACGACCCGCTCCGCGCCCTGATCGTGTCCGCGTCGTTCGGCAGCGGGCACCATCAGGCGAACGGCGCGCTGGACGCCGCGCTGCGCGACCTGGGCGTGCCCCTGGACGCGCGGCACGCCGACCTGCTGAAGTACATGAGCACCCCGGAACGCGTCATCACCGCCGGGACGTACGACCTGTGGCTGCGGCACATGCCCGGCGTGTACCGCGCCTTCTACCACCTGACCGACACCGACCGCGCGCCCACCGCGCAGGCCTTCGGGTGGCTGGGTTACCCCGCCATGCGCCGCGACGTGCTGGAGGTCCGCCCCGAGGTGGTCGTCAGTTCGTACCCCACCCCGGTCGCACTGGCGCACAACGTCCGCCGCCGCACCGGCACCGACTTCCTGAACGGACTGGTCATCACCGACTACCGCGTGCACCAGCACTGGGCGCGCGCCGAGGCCGACCTGCTGATGGTCCCGAACGAGGAGGCCCGCGAGCAGCTCGCCCGCTGGCGCATTCCCGACGACCGGGTGGAGGTCACGGGCATTCCCATCGCGCGGGTGTACCGCGACCTGATCGGCGCCGACCGCGCCGCGCTGCGCGCCAGGCACGGCCTGGACCCCGCATTGCCCCTGATCCTGATGTCCGGCGGCGGGACCGGCAGCTACCGCGCGCTGCCGCAGGTGCTGCGTGAACTGGGCAACCTGGGCCGACGCGTTCAGGTGCTCGTGCTGGCGGGCGCGGACGGGCACGGCGTGGCCCGGGTGGGCGGCGCGACCCTGCACCGCCTGGGCTTCACCACGAACTTCCCGGAACTGCTCGCGGCGTCCGACCTCGTGGTGGGCAAGGCGGGCGGCCTGACCGTCGCGGAGGCCACCACGCTGGGCGTGCCCCTTGTGGTGCACGCCCCCATCCCCGGGCAGGAGGAGTTCAACACCGACTACCTGGAACGCCACGGCGCGGCCCTGTGGGCGCGGTCCCTGGCCGACGTGCGCCCGGCAGTGCTGCGCGCCCTGGACGCCGACGAACGCGCCCGGATGTCCTGCGCCGCCCGGCGGGTCAGTCGCCCGGACGCGGCCGAGCAGGTCGCGCGGGTGCTGCTGCGCCGCCTGGGCCGCGCGTGA
- a CDS encoding gamma-glutamyltransferase family protein has protein sequence MVATSQPLAAQAGLSVLQQGGNAVDAAIATAAALTVVEPTSNGIGGDLFALVWAGGELHGLNASGAAPAALSLDTLRERHAGEMPRHGWTPVTVPGAVRGWADLHARFGRLDFAQVLAPAIAYARDGYPLSPVLAANWARATGIYRRLNLPEMAEWFRTFAPDGFTPAPGALWRSEGHARTLEQIAATHGEAFYSGELAGQIDAHARAGGGLLTGADLAGHASEWVTPIHTDLHGHRVYEIPPNGQGIAALIALNVLRGVSLPERRDDPRGLHLQIEAMKRGFHDAHAFVADPRHTPVDVAHLLSGANADAHRAHLGEAAHDPRTRAPSTGGTVYLATADEEGQMVSLIQSNYMGFGSGVVVPGTGIALHNRGHNFHTDPAHPNALAPGKRPYHTIIPGFLGRADGTPVGPFGVMGGFMQPQGHLQVVLNTALYGMHPQQALDAPRWQWLDGTRVEVEHGLGGTLARELTRLGHSVSVQLDPGAFGRGQMIRRDPVTGVLEGGTETRTDGHIAVW, from the coding sequence ATGGTCGCCACCAGCCAGCCCCTGGCCGCGCAGGCGGGCCTGAGCGTGTTGCAGCAGGGCGGGAACGCCGTGGACGCCGCGATCGCCACGGCGGCCGCGTTGACGGTCGTGGAACCCACCAGCAACGGCATCGGCGGGGACCTGTTCGCACTCGTGTGGGCGGGCGGGGAACTGCACGGCCTGAACGCCAGCGGCGCCGCGCCCGCCGCCCTGAGCCTGGACACGCTGCGTGAACGCCACGCCGGAGAGATGCCCCGCCACGGCTGGACGCCCGTCACGGTGCCCGGCGCGGTGCGCGGCTGGGCCGACCTGCACGCCCGCTTCGGACGGCTGGACTTCGCGCAGGTCCTCGCGCCCGCCATCGCGTACGCACGGGACGGTTACCCGCTGTCCCCGGTGCTCGCCGCGAACTGGGCGCGGGCGACCGGCATCTACCGCCGCCTGAACCTGCCCGAGATGGCCGAATGGTTCCGCACCTTCGCCCCGGACGGCTTCACGCCAGCGCCCGGCGCGCTGTGGCGCAGCGAGGGCCACGCCCGCACCCTGGAACAGATCGCCGCGACGCACGGCGAGGCGTTCTACTCCGGTGAACTGGCTGGGCAGATCGACGCGCACGCCCGCGCGGGGGGCGGCCTGCTGACCGGCGCGGACCTCGCCGGACACGCCAGCGAGTGGGTGACGCCCATCCACACCGACCTGCACGGGCACCGCGTGTACGAGATCCCGCCGAACGGGCAGGGCATCGCCGCGCTGATCGCCCTGAACGTCCTCAGGGGCGTGTCGCTGCCCGAGCGCCGCGACGATCCGCGTGGGCTGCACCTGCAGATCGAGGCGATGAAACGCGGTTTCCACGACGCGCACGCCTTCGTCGCCGACCCGCGTCACACCCCGGTGGACGTCGCGCACCTGCTGTCTGGCGCGAACGCCGACGCGCACCGCGCCCACCTGGGAGAGGCGGCGCACGACCCGCGCACCCGCGCGCCCAGCACCGGCGGCACCGTGTACCTCGCCACGGCCGACGAGGAGGGGCAGATGGTCAGCCTGATCCAGAGCAACTACATGGGCTTCGGCAGCGGCGTCGTCGTGCCCGGCACCGGCATCGCCCTGCATAACCGCGGGCACAACTTCCACACCGACCCCGCCCACCCCAACGCCCTGGCACCCGGCAAGCGCCCGTACCACACCATCATTCCCGGCTTCCTGGGCCGCGCGGACGGCACCCCGGTCGGGCCGTTCGGCGTGATGGGCGGCTTCATGCAGCCGCAGGGGCACCTGCAGGTCGTGTTGAACACCGCCCTGTACGGCATGCACCCGCAGCAGGCGCTGGACGCCCCGCGCTGGCAGTGGCTGGACGGCACCCGCGTGGAGGTCGAGCACGGCCTGGGCGGCACCCTGGCCCGCGAACTGACCCGCCTGGGCCACTCGGTCAGCGTGCAGCTCGACCCCGGCGCGTTCGGACGCGGGCAGATGATCCGCCGCGACCCCGTGACCGGTGTGCTGGAGGGCGGCACCGAGACCCGCACCGACGGCCACATCGCCGTCTGGTAG
- a CDS encoding [LysW]-aminoadipate kinase — translation MIVVKVGGSAGIDYDAVCADIAARWKNGDRLILVHGGSGETNRVAEALGHPPKFVTSPSGYTSRFTDRQTLEIFEMVYCGKMNKGIVERLQRLGVNAVGLSGLDGRIFEGRHKDSVRAVENGKVKVLRGDHTGTVERVNTHLIDLLLAGGYLPVLTPPASSYDGVAINVDGDRAAAALAVALKADALLLLSNVPGLLRAYPDESSLICEIPAADVENYLEFAQDRMKKKVLGAAEAVQGGVKRVIFGDARNGQPVSAALGGQGTVVS, via the coding sequence ATGATTGTTGTGAAGGTCGGCGGAAGCGCCGGAATCGACTACGACGCCGTCTGCGCCGACATCGCCGCCCGCTGGAAGAACGGGGACCGCCTGATCCTCGTCCACGGCGGCAGCGGCGAGACCAACCGCGTCGCAGAGGCCCTCGGGCACCCCCCGAAGTTCGTCACCAGCCCCAGCGGCTACACCTCACGCTTCACGGACCGCCAGACCCTGGAGATCTTCGAGATGGTGTACTGCGGCAAGATGAACAAGGGCATCGTCGAACGCCTCCAGCGGCTCGGCGTGAACGCCGTCGGCCTCAGCGGCCTCGACGGACGCATCTTCGAGGGCAGACACAAGGACTCCGTGCGCGCCGTCGAGAACGGCAAGGTCAAGGTCCTGCGCGGCGACCACACCGGCACCGTCGAACGCGTGAACACGCACCTGATCGACCTGCTGCTCGCCGGGGGGTACCTGCCGGTCCTCACGCCGCCCGCCAGTTCCTACGACGGTGTGGCGATCAACGTGGACGGCGACCGCGCCGCCGCCGCGCTGGCGGTCGCGTTGAAGGCGGACGCGCTGCTGCTGCTGTCCAACGTGCCGGGCCTGCTGCGCGCCTACCCCGACGAGAGCAGCCTGATCTGCGAGATCCCCGCCGCGGACGTCGAGAACTACCTGGAGTTCGCGCAGGACCGCATGAAGAAGAAGGTCCTCGGCGCAGCGGAAGCCGTGCAGGGGGGCGTGAAGCGCGTCATTTTCGGCGACGCCCGCAACGGCCAGCCGGTCAGCGCCGCGCTGGGCGGCCAGGGCACTGTCGTCTCCTGA
- the mreB gene encoding rod shape-determining protein: MRLSEDIGIDLGTATFLIYSKSRGLVLQEPSVIAMARDSKQVKAVGEEAYRMIGRTPGGIVAVRPIKDGVIADEGLTEKMISMFLQKVQGGPGRLLGFKPQLMVGVPSNVSDVEKRAVLRAAIHSNARRAFLIEEPLAAAIGAGLKIAEPVGSMVVDIGGGSTDVAVISLGGIVVSESLRVAGNEFDESIIRYVRRKHNVLIGERTAEEIKVKVGAAMLLDDAENLTAEVRGRDLINGLPKTISLDSTDVVEALSEPVTKIVEGVKRVLEITPPELVSDIIDRGIVMTGGGSLLRNFDELLRQTTGIPVAVAENAIEAVAVGTGMALEMIPVLGDSLVSSDNYLRR, from the coding sequence GTGAGGCTGTCAGAAGACATCGGAATTGACCTTGGAACGGCGACGTTCCTGATTTACAGCAAGAGCCGCGGCCTGGTGCTGCAGGAACCCAGCGTGATCGCCATGGCCCGCGACAGCAAGCAGGTCAAGGCCGTCGGCGAGGAGGCCTACCGCATGATCGGCCGCACGCCCGGCGGGATCGTCGCCGTGCGCCCCATCAAGGACGGCGTGATCGCCGACGAGGGCCTCACCGAGAAGATGATCAGCATGTTCCTGCAGAAGGTGCAGGGCGGCCCTGGACGCCTGCTGGGCTTCAAACCGCAGCTGATGGTCGGCGTGCCCAGCAACGTCAGCGACGTCGAGAAACGCGCCGTGCTGCGCGCCGCGATCCACAGCAACGCCCGCCGCGCCTTCCTGATCGAGGAACCGCTCGCCGCCGCGATCGGCGCGGGCCTGAAGATCGCCGAGCCGGTCGGCAGCATGGTCGTCGACATCGGCGGGGGCAGCACCGACGTGGCTGTCATCTCGCTGGGCGGCATCGTCGTCAGCGAGTCCCTGCGCGTCGCCGGGAACGAGTTCGACGAGAGCATCATCCGGTACGTGCGCCGCAAGCACAACGTCCTGATCGGCGAGCGCACCGCCGAGGAGATCAAGGTCAAGGTCGGCGCGGCCATGCTGCTCGACGACGCCGAGAACCTCACCGCCGAGGTCCGCGGCCGCGACCTGATCAACGGTCTGCCCAAGACCATCAGCCTGGACTCCACCGACGTCGTCGAGGCGCTGTCCGAACCCGTCACGAAGATCGTCGAGGGCGTCAAGCGCGTCCTGGAGATCACCCCGCCGGAACTGGTCAGCGACATCATCGACCGCGGGATCGTCATGACCGGCGGCGGCAGCCTGCTGCGCAACTTCGACGAACTGCTGCGCCAGACGACCGGCATTCCCGTCGCCGTGGCCGAGAACGCCATCGAGGCCGTCGCGGTCGGCACCGGCATGGCCCTGGAGATGATCCCGGTGCTGGGCGACTCGCTGGTCAGCAGCGACAACTACCTGCGCCGCTGA
- a CDS encoding phospholipase D-like domain-containing protein produces MRAVLLLLALLLPAGAHAARLPLFLGPAAPPITPAPQVCAPPDAPLERVLWTLDRARGGPDLSCGNEVLGFVRTPRDLDSPQDAFRVLADEMQGARAEVLLTSMEWESDPGRPGAMFVQAARDLYRRVQADPGAYPQGMTVRVLLGNYPQLTDPAGTAQVLGLARALREAGVPLRDARVGWTVTLLNYAYLPHSHVKLHVIDGQDLTVSGYNFTAWHLPLGEPGGLALHDTGLRVRGPAAQEGVAVFDDLWRHSDELRCPDDVAPGDVAARCALVAPPPPSHPAAAARAVTAGPDRAFMLYRRTAGEDFADRAHLALIGAARHSIDLMQSDFSPGLDCWFGYLNPDPCTLDRLPVYFPALLSAMERGVHVRLLVVDYGFGRPANRTGVALMRRELRRRGLEDRFEARYSTFRMHSKVMTVDHALVVAGSMNFHFSAWGSAGLAEAALATGDADAVAEQERSFEQAWTTSSVPVPPEPWLARVARATP; encoded by the coding sequence ATGCGCGCCGTCCTCCTGCTCCTTGCCCTGCTGCTGCCCGCCGGGGCGCACGCCGCGCGCCTCCCGCTGTTCCTCGGCCCGGCCGCGCCGCCCATCACGCCCGCCCCGCAGGTGTGCGCCCCGCCGGACGCCCCGCTGGAGCGGGTGCTGTGGACCCTGGACCGCGCCCGGGGCGGCCCGGACCTGAGCTGCGGGAACGAGGTGCTGGGCTTCGTCCGCACGCCCCGCGACCTGGACAGCCCGCAGGACGCCTTCCGCGTGCTGGCCGACGAGATGCAGGGCGCGCGCGCCGAGGTGCTGCTGACCAGCATGGAATGGGAGAGCGACCCCGGGCGGCCCGGCGCCATGTTCGTGCAGGCCGCCCGCGACCTGTACCGCCGCGTGCAGGCCGACCCCGGCGCGTACCCGCAGGGCATGACGGTCCGCGTGCTGCTGGGCAACTACCCGCAGCTGACCGACCCGGCGGGCACCGCCCAGGTGCTGGGCCTCGCCCGCGCGCTGCGGGAGGCGGGCGTGCCCCTGCGGGACGCCCGCGTGGGCTGGACGGTCACGCTGCTGAACTACGCGTACCTCCCGCACAGTCACGTGAAACTGCACGTGATCGACGGCCAGGACCTGACGGTCAGCGGCTACAACTTCACCGCGTGGCACCTGCCACTGGGTGAACCCGGGGGGCTGGCCCTGCACGACACGGGGCTGCGGGTGCGTGGCCCGGCCGCGCAGGAGGGCGTGGCGGTCTTCGACGACTTGTGGCGGCACAGCGACGAGCTGCGCTGCCCGGACGACGTGGCGCCCGGTGACGTGGCGGCGCGCTGCGCCCTGGTCGCGCCGCCGCCTCCCTCGCACCCGGCCGCGGCGGCCCGCGCGGTCACGGCCGGACCGGACCGGGCCTTCATGCTGTACCGCCGCACCGCCGGGGAGGACTTCGCGGACCGCGCGCACCTCGCCCTGATCGGCGCGGCGCGCCACAGCATCGACCTGATGCAGTCGGATTTCAGTCCCGGGCTGGACTGCTGGTTCGGGTACCTGAATCCCGACCCCTGCACCCTGGACCGGTTGCCGGTGTACTTCCCGGCCCTGCTGTCGGCCATGGAGCGCGGCGTGCACGTGCGGCTGCTGGTCGTGGATTACGGCTTCGGGCGACCAGCCAACCGCACGGGCGTGGCCCTGATGCGCCGCGAACTGCGCCGCCGTGGCCTGGAGGACCGCTTCGAGGCGCGCTACAGCACGTTCAGGATGCACAGCAAGGTCATGACCGTGGATCACGCGCTGGTCGTGGCGGGCAGCATGAACTTCCACTTCAGCGCGTGGGGCAGCGCCGGACTGGCCGAGGCGGCCCTGGCGACCGGCGACGCGGACGCCGTGGCCGAGCAGGAACGCAGTTTCGAGCAGGCCTGGACGACCAGCAGCGTCCCCGTGCCGCCCGAACCGTGGCTGGCACGTGTCGCCCGCGCGACACCCTGA
- a CDS encoding LptF/LptG family permease: MTRLTRYVTLELLPPLLAGTLLFTAILSFGYFFISSQWLQGVPLALVAQWIAYQVPDTLVKVLPMAVVLMTVVAFGRMSTERELVAVQSGGISLGQVARPAGVVALLVTALSVWLSLWVAPRLNVETRGLYWDVLTGAGLSQLSGKTVDLGDGLTLFMRGYDPATREMQGVRLERWEPGNARLGTLTFADRATFENRVLTLRDYRVFRVDFGAAARLPGAARDPLTLPGTVAQTFPAIRSGATLRVDTGLSREETLAKYADAVGADAQGWPELITVLTKPGVKAAERDAARVTLNRKLALPFANLVLALAALPFALRYGRTLGVALGLALLLAVAYYLLFFLGLTLAPLLPALPEAGVWLANVVFAALGLTLLRRA; this comes from the coding sequence TTGACCCGACTGACCCGCTACGTGACGCTGGAGCTGCTGCCGCCGCTCCTGGCGGGCACGCTGCTGTTCACGGCGATTCTCAGCTTCGGGTACTTCTTCATCTCCAGCCAGTGGCTGCAGGGCGTGCCGCTGGCGCTGGTGGCCCAGTGGATCGCGTATCAGGTGCCGGACACGCTGGTGAAGGTGCTGCCCATGGCGGTCGTGCTGATGACCGTGGTGGCGTTCGGCCGCATGAGCACCGAGCGGGAACTCGTGGCGGTGCAGTCCGGCGGGATCAGCCTGGGGCAGGTGGCCCGCCCGGCGGGTGTGGTGGCGCTGCTCGTCACGGCGCTGTCGGTGTGGCTGAGCCTGTGGGTCGCCCCGAGGTTGAACGTCGAGACGCGCGGCCTCTACTGGGACGTGCTGACCGGCGCGGGCCTGTCGCAGCTGAGCGGCAAGACCGTGGACCTCGGGGACGGCCTGACCCTGTTCATGCGCGGCTACGACCCGGCAACCCGTGAGATGCAGGGCGTGCGCCTGGAACGCTGGGAGCCCGGTAACGCCCGGCTGGGCACGCTGACCTTCGCGGACCGCGCCACCTTCGAGAACCGCGTGCTGACCCTGCGGGATTACCGGGTGTTCCGCGTGGATTTCGGCGCGGCCGCCCGCCTGCCCGGCGCCGCGCGGGACCCGCTGACGCTGCCGGGCACGGTCGCGCAGACCTTCCCCGCGATCCGGTCCGGGGCCACGCTGCGGGTGGACACCGGCCTGAGCCGCGAGGAGACCCTGGCGAAGTACGCCGACGCGGTGGGCGCCGACGCGCAGGGCTGGCCGGAGCTGATCACCGTCCTGACGAAACCGGGCGTGAAGGCCGCCGAGCGGGACGCGGCGCGCGTCACCCTGAACCGCAAGCTGGCGCTGCCCTTCGCGAATCTGGTGCTCGCGCTGGCGGCCCTGCCGTTCGCGCTACGATACGGGCGCACGCTGGGCGTCGCGCTGGGACTGGCGCTGCTGCTGGCCGTCGCGTACTACCTGCTGTTCTTCCTGGGTCTGACCCTGGCCCCGCTGCTGCCCGCCCTGCCCGAGGCCGGGGTGTGGCTGGCGAACGTGGTGTTCGCGGCGCTGGGCCTGACCCTGCTGAGGCGCGCGTGA